One stretch of Paenibacillus sp. AN1007 DNA includes these proteins:
- a CDS encoding TetR/AcrR family transcriptional regulator, whose amino-acid sequence MNMVQGDKSEAILDAAYGIFGSKGFYETKMSDIADEAGIAKGTIYLYFKSKEQLFVAVSKRDCNSFISRLDYALQSHENTGDKLGAIAKTHLTYYYERRNHTKLFFMAPNNDPDLMKFMKAFMNDYMSMVCKVLESAGVPEPVLLAEAYIGILDRLKMDIMLNPDFNEQDLNKRIAFAAALFLDGCRSFLRV is encoded by the coding sequence TTGAATATGGTACAGGGAGACAAATCGGAGGCTATTTTGGATGCGGCTTATGGCATTTTCGGGTCGAAGGGTTTCTACGAAACCAAAATGTCCGATATTGCGGATGAGGCTGGCATTGCAAAGGGCACGATTTATTTATATTTTAAAAGCAAGGAACAATTGTTTGTCGCGGTATCCAAACGGGACTGCAACAGCTTTATCAGCCGTCTGGACTATGCGCTGCAATCACATGAGAATACGGGCGACAAACTTGGCGCCATAGCAAAGACACATCTTACTTATTATTATGAACGCCGCAATCATACCAAGTTGTTTTTTATGGCACCCAACAATGATCCGGATTTGATGAAGTTTATGAAAGCTTTTATGAACGACTATATGAGCATGGTATGTAAGGTTCTTGAAAGTGCAGGCGTCCCAGAGCCTGTGCTGCTGGCAGAAGCGTATATCGGTATTCTGGATCGGCTGAAGATGGATATCATGCTGAATCCGGATTTTAATGAGCAGGATCTGAACAAACGAATCGCTTTTGCGGCGGCGTTGTTTTTAGACGGATGTCGTTCCTTTCTGCGAGTATAA
- a CDS encoding DUF92 domain-containing protein, whose protein sequence is MDWIIGAVCASLVAGAAYAKKSLTLSGCAAAILMGTIYYGAGNLLWFGTLLLFFITSTLLSRFRKDRKQEMEKSYAKTGNRDAGQVMANGGIGMLLCLANWFIPHPAWLYAFIGVMGTVTSDTWATEIGSLSRKPPRSVLTWKVLTPGASGGVSLLGSFAAALGGAVIGTGAFVFTWFSGIEQSGWFGWILVGLISGLAGAFADSYLGASVQKMYRCTVCGREVEVHEHCGEPTKQVRGWSWMSNDLVNVLSSVIGGCTAIGLGIIFAL, encoded by the coding sequence ATGGATTGGATAATTGGCGCTGTATGCGCTTCGCTGGTGGCCGGGGCCGCTTATGCAAAAAAATCGCTAACCCTGTCTGGATGTGCCGCAGCCATCTTGATGGGTACGATATATTACGGGGCAGGCAATCTGCTCTGGTTTGGCACGCTTTTGTTATTTTTCATCACGTCAACGCTGCTTTCCCGGTTTCGCAAAGATCGGAAGCAGGAGATGGAAAAGTCTTATGCCAAGACAGGTAATCGGGATGCCGGTCAAGTTATGGCTAATGGCGGCATAGGGATGCTGTTATGTTTGGCTAACTGGTTTATTCCACATCCGGCGTGGTTGTATGCTTTTATCGGAGTAATGGGAACGGTCACCTCAGACACCTGGGCAACGGAGATTGGAAGTCTCAGCCGCAAGCCGCCTCGTTCTGTACTTACATGGAAAGTGTTGACTCCGGGAGCCTCGGGTGGAGTTTCACTGTTAGGGAGCTTCGCAGCGGCCTTGGGTGGTGCTGTGATTGGTACGGGGGCGTTTGTCTTCACATGGTTTAGCGGAATAGAACAATCAGGCTGGTTCGGCTGGATTCTGGTTGGGTTGATCAGCGGGCTGGCAGGTGCTTTCGCGGATTCCTATCTTGGTGCATCCGTGCAGAAGATGTATCGCTGCACCGTATGCGGACGAGAGGTCGAAGTTCATGAACACTGTGGTGAGCCAACAAAACAGGTTCGAGGCTGGTCCTGGATGAGTAATGATCTGGTCAACGTACTGAGTTCTGTGATCGGCGGATGTACGGCCATAGGGTTAGGCATCATTTTCGCGCTATAG
- a CDS encoding fumarylacetoacetate hydrolase family protein yields the protein MLTNIRNVYCVGRNYKLHAEELGNAVPEEPMIFMKPSHAVVPLNGEALELPADKGEVHYETELVIRIGRDYESGVQVDELVDAYAFGIDFTLRDVQTVIKKKGHPWTAAKGFKNAAPVTSFQTFPGAAALLEKDFTLTKNGVQVQRGNIVNMIFSLQDIVDYVGHHYGLGPGDIIFTGTPEGVGAAQVGDVLELSWGSEPIGACTIKAAE from the coding sequence ATGTTGACTAATATTCGCAATGTATATTGTGTAGGACGCAATTATAAACTTCATGCCGAGGAGCTTGGCAATGCAGTACCGGAAGAACCGATGATTTTTATGAAACCTTCTCATGCTGTTGTGCCTCTGAACGGAGAAGCATTGGAACTGCCAGCTGACAAGGGTGAGGTTCATTATGAGACTGAATTGGTGATTCGTATTGGTCGGGACTATGAGTCCGGAGTGCAGGTAGATGAGCTGGTGGATGCGTATGCGTTCGGTATTGATTTTACGCTGCGAGATGTACAGACGGTGATTAAGAAAAAAGGGCACCCGTGGACGGCTGCGAAAGGATTTAAAAACGCTGCGCCCGTCACATCTTTTCAGACATTTCCCGGAGCAGCAGCGCTGCTCGAAAAGGACTTTACTCTGACGAAGAACGGTGTTCAGGTTCAGCGTGGCAATATAGTTAATATGATTTTCAGCCTTCAGGACATCGTGGATTATGTAGGTCATCATTATGGCCTGGGGCCGGGAGATATTATTTTCACGGGTACGCCCGAGGGTGTGGGTGCCGCACAGGTTGGAGATGTGCTTGAACTGTCATGGGGCTCAGAACCGATAGGGGCATGTACAATCAAGGCAGCGGAGTAA